One Pseudomonas rhizophila DNA window includes the following coding sequences:
- a CDS encoding colicin E3/pyocin S6 family cytotoxin, translating to MATRKKDIPQVRNPPSGDGYHVTYRDMTASELAERETRQQAYQAMLARQAAYEQARWATVDNKPLSTATGCVFAKSCKLPNGIIDYSNPNGYVPADLVKQYGDLMWLGGRSADPSGTIPLKRIGAGTVPVTLGRLALGGSATSTAAAAGGTVGAALLTGIVALLWPSNLGDSALYSEDQLRNLKQARSRMRLSIEQQADGSLKGYGFYTGQNHDWEMVDVVQFTSRADQFIADLGDGIELIWTPATNPADTLGIPALEAAPQAPPIWIYPPTPMADSIIVDPIYPPEYRDFILVFPADSGVRPVYVVVSTAHHDYHPKPDFLPAFPSAKWAPPKTRMKGGGLRPRWKDNEKLIYEWDFQHGAVEKYNKRGKHLGEFDPITGAQTKPANPTRWVEP from the coding sequence GTGGCGACACGCAAAAAAGACATCCCCCAGGTCCGAAACCCACCCAGCGGCGATGGGTATCACGTCACTTATCGGGACATGACCGCCAGCGAACTGGCCGAGCGCGAAACCCGACAGCAGGCTTACCAAGCCATGCTTGCCCGGCAGGCTGCCTATGAACAAGCGCGCTGGGCCACGGTGGATAACAAGCCGTTGTCCACCGCAACCGGATGCGTGTTTGCCAAGAGCTGCAAGCTCCCCAACGGCATCATCGATTACAGCAACCCCAACGGCTACGTGCCGGCAGATCTGGTCAAGCAGTACGGCGACCTCATGTGGCTCGGCGGCCGGAGCGCCGACCCGTCCGGCACGATTCCCCTCAAGCGGATCGGCGCTGGCACGGTTCCGGTTACCTTGGGCAGGCTCGCGCTGGGCGGTTCGGCAACTTCCACGGCTGCGGCTGCCGGCGGCACCGTCGGCGCAGCGCTGCTAACCGGCATCGTCGCCCTGCTCTGGCCGTCCAATCTGGGTGACAGCGCGCTCTACAGCGAAGACCAGTTACGCAACCTCAAACAGGCCCGCAGCCGCATGCGCCTGAGCATCGAGCAGCAGGCCGACGGCAGTCTCAAGGGGTATGGCTTTTACACCGGTCAAAACCACGATTGGGAAATGGTTGATGTTGTTCAGTTCACGTCGCGAGCCGATCAGTTCATCGCCGACCTGGGGGATGGCATCGAACTGATCTGGACACCGGCCACCAATCCAGCTGACACCCTCGGCATTCCCGCCTTGGAAGCGGCGCCCCAGGCACCGCCTATTTGGATCTACCCGCCGACGCCGATGGCTGACAGCATCATCGTCGATCCGATCTATCCGCCGGAGTACAGGGATTTCATCCTGGTGTTTCCGGCGGATTCGGGGGTTCGGCCGGTTTATGTTGTGGTGAGTACGGCCCATCATGACTACCACCCGAAACCAGATTTTTTACCCGCTTTTCCAAGTGCCAAATGGGCGCCACCCAAAACCCGCATGAAAGGAGGAGGGTTACGTCCTCGCTGGAAGGACAATGAGAAATTAATATATGAATGGGATTTCCAACATGGCGCAGTAGAAAAATATAACAAGCGTGGAAAGCACTTGGGCGAATTCGACCCTATTACGGGAGCCCAAACCAAACCAGCTAACCCAACGAGGTGGGTAGAACCATGA
- a CDS encoding DUF6124 family protein, with translation MVKITPNPPVTDEPTSRAQSARNKKLDEAATRALDYYLKPKPKGEASDKTDSIFRIDPGVDSECLLANLSENLASANAMISDLAFDLDGSRRHVALGILQVIEVSELLANRALDIVEVR, from the coding sequence ATGGTCAAAATTACACCGAATCCTCCAGTTACAGACGAACCCACATCCCGTGCTCAGTCTGCCCGTAACAAAAAGCTCGACGAAGCGGCCACTCGTGCCCTGGATTACTACCTGAAACCCAAGCCTAAGGGCGAAGCGTCTGACAAGACCGACTCCATTTTTCGGATTGATCCGGGGGTTGATTCTGAGTGTTTGCTTGCGAATCTGAGTGAAAACCTGGCTTCGGCGAATGCCATGATCAGTGATCTGGCGTTTGATCTGGATGGGTCGCGACGGCATGTTGCATTGGGGATTTTGCAGGTGATTGAGGTGAGTGAATTGTTGGCTAATCGGGCGTTGGATATTGTTGAGGTGAGGTAG
- a CDS encoding TIR domain-containing protein produces the protein MARVQPPAEPSASKFQTQQQDINRKIDRLRERVSELEAFDLNSVRSGLTPEVRGLEVRIKDTLVRCFGENTSTYNDLQSAASLAFFPRFRTNGVPTDYVGRLEKNIRRAIELLRQGQKTLAEDLADYEHEHETKVDVGEVMEGLSRRVFVVHGHDDGSREMVARFLEKVGFEAVILHEQANQGRTVIEKVEAHGDVGFAVVLLTPDDEGCVKGGTLQSRARQNVILELGYFIGRLGRGKVCALKRGNLEIPSDYAGVVYESLDGNWKHALGRELEEVGHEIDWNKVMRS, from the coding sequence ATGGCCCGAGTTCAGCCCCCAGCAGAACCTTCTGCTTCCAAGTTTCAAACTCAGCAACAGGATATCAATCGGAAAATCGATAGGCTGCGAGAGCGTGTGTCCGAACTCGAAGCATTCGATCTGAATTCTGTGCGTAGCGGCCTTACGCCTGAGGTACGTGGGCTGGAGGTCAGAATCAAAGACACTCTCGTACGGTGCTTCGGCGAGAACACGTCTACGTACAATGATTTGCAATCTGCGGCCTCTCTTGCCTTTTTCCCTCGTTTCAGAACCAACGGAGTGCCAACGGACTACGTTGGACGTCTTGAAAAAAACATTAGAAGAGCTATCGAGCTTCTTCGGCAAGGACAGAAAACGTTAGCGGAAGACTTGGCTGACTATGAGCATGAACATGAGACTAAGGTGGATGTGGGGGAAGTGATGGAAGGTTTATCGCGACGTGTATTTGTCGTTCATGGTCATGACGACGGCTCACGCGAGATGGTGGCGCGCTTCCTTGAAAAAGTAGGTTTCGAGGCCGTGATATTGCACGAGCAAGCTAACCAAGGTCGGACGGTTATTGAGAAGGTCGAAGCCCACGGAGATGTTGGATTCGCGGTTGTACTGCTTACTCCTGATGATGAGGGATGTGTGAAAGGCGGAACGCTTCAATCACGGGCTCGCCAAAACGTCATCTTGGAGCTGGGGTATTTCATCGGTCGTCTGGGGCGAGGAAAGGTCTGTGCACTTAAGCGAGGAAATTTAGAAATACCTAGCGATTATGCCGGTGTGGTGTATGAGTCATTGGACGGTAATTGGAAGCATGCCCTGGGCCGTGAGCTTGAAGAAGTCGGTCATGAAATAGATTGGAATAAGGTTATGCGGTCATAA
- a CDS encoding ECs_2282 family putative zinc-binding protein: MNLDKHSRTITLQCPTCGGSSFEFETIESPEVKCVQCERVIQRDELLRENSETIQENLNEVTSNVSKDITDQVRKTLKDAFKGNKNIKFK, encoded by the coding sequence ATGAATCTTGATAAGCACTCCCGTACTATTACCCTACAGTGCCCGACTTGTGGAGGCTCATCTTTTGAATTTGAAACGATTGAAAGCCCTGAAGTCAAATGCGTTCAGTGCGAGAGAGTAATTCAGCGCGATGAGCTTTTGCGCGAGAATAGTGAAACCATTCAGGAGAATTTAAATGAAGTAACATCAAACGTTTCAAAAGATATTACCGACCAGGTTAGAAAGACTTTGAAAGATGCTTTCAAGGGCAACAAGAATATAAAATTCAAATGA
- a CDS encoding toll/interleukin-1 receptor domain-containing protein, with the protein MAYTSAEVRTLTPVRENVERRATVPDLRDVFLCHAWDDRKGSAKELHDVLESLGVSVWFSEKDVLLGSSLLREIDKGLAKSRVGIVLVTPALLRRLAAEGIADKELSALLARDLLVPIIHDTTYESLREVSPLLGSRSGLSTTEDTFADIAAKLSELVAP; encoded by the coding sequence GTGGCCTACACCTCCGCCGAGGTACGAACGCTCACGCCGGTACGCGAAAATGTCGAGAGGCGTGCGACAGTACCTGATCTACGTGACGTCTTTCTTTGTCACGCCTGGGACGACCGGAAAGGATCCGCGAAGGAGCTGCATGATGTACTCGAATCGCTCGGTGTTTCCGTTTGGTTCAGCGAGAAAGATGTCCTTCTAGGCTCTTCGTTACTGCGTGAAATTGATAAGGGATTGGCGAAGTCTCGAGTAGGAATTGTGCTGGTCACCCCTGCTTTGCTGCGCCGCCTAGCAGCCGAAGGCATCGCCGACAAAGAGCTTTCCGCGCTCCTCGCAAGGGATCTGCTGGTTCCCATCATTCACGACACAACATACGAATCGCTGCGCGAAGTCAGTCCTCTACTCGGTTCGAGAAGCGGCCTGAGCACTACTGAAGATACGTTTGCAGATATTGCGGCCAAGCTTTCCGAGTTGGTCGCCCCGTAG